A portion of the bacterium genome contains these proteins:
- the hydF gene encoding [FeFe] hydrogenase H-cluster maturation GTPase HydF, with the protein MQATPRGLRLHIGLFGRRNVGKSSLLNALVRQQVAIVSEVAGTTTDPVEKPMELLPLGPVVFIDTAGVDDEGHLGALRIEKTRRILDRTDLGLVVAADDGWGPFEDELVAELTRRGTPVIAVWNKADLAPMPAALSGREFPCVATVAATGEGLDALRRELIRLAPEDWINPPSILGGLVRAGQTVVLVIPIDQEAPKGRIILPQVQVIRDLLDLGAWCVVAKEDALADALASLRCAPALVVTDSQAFAQVAAIVPAEIPLTGFSILMSRWKGDLAELARGARAIGALKPGDRVLIIDACTHHPITDDIAREKLPRWLNQHVGGDLAITNSQGRDWPADLASFKLIVHCGACMWNRREMLSRIMLAREAGVPITNFGMAIAWSLGVFERALGAFGEIPASR; encoded by the coding sequence ATGCAGGCAACACCCCGGGGACTGCGGCTCCACATCGGCCTCTTCGGCCGGCGCAACGTGGGCAAGTCGTCGCTGCTCAACGCGCTGGTGCGCCAGCAGGTGGCCATCGTCTCGGAAGTGGCCGGCACCACCACCGACCCGGTCGAGAAGCCCATGGAACTGCTGCCGCTGGGCCCCGTGGTGTTCATCGACACCGCCGGCGTCGATGACGAGGGCCACCTCGGCGCGCTGCGGATCGAGAAGACGCGCCGCATCCTCGACCGCACCGACCTGGGCCTGGTCGTCGCCGCCGACGACGGCTGGGGCCCCTTCGAGGACGAACTGGTCGCCGAACTGACCCGCCGCGGCACCCCCGTCATCGCCGTCTGGAACAAGGCCGACCTGGCCCCCATGCCGGCCGCGCTGTCCGGGCGCGAGTTTCCCTGCGTGGCCACGGTCGCCGCCACCGGCGAGGGCCTCGACGCCCTGCGCCGCGAACTGATCCGCCTGGCTCCCGAGGACTGGATCAACCCGCCCAGCATCCTCGGCGGCCTGGTGCGCGCCGGCCAGACGGTCGTACTCGTGATTCCCATCGACCAGGAGGCGCCCAAGGGCCGCATCATCCTGCCGCAGGTGCAGGTGATCCGCGACCTGCTCGACCTGGGCGCCTGGTGCGTGGTGGCCAAGGAAGACGCGCTGGCCGACGCGCTGGCGTCACTGCGGTGTGCGCCCGCCCTGGTCGTCACCGACTCGCAGGCCTTCGCCCAGGTGGCGGCCATCGTGCCTGCTGAAATTCCCTTGACCGGTTTTTCCATCCTGATGAGCCGCTGGAAGGGCGACCTCGCCGAGCTCGCGCGCGGCGCCCGCGCGATTGGCGCCTTGAAGCCCGGCGACCGCGTCCTCATCATCGACGCCTGTACCCACCACCCCATCACCGACGACATCGCCCGCGAAAAACTCCCCCGCTGGCTGAACCAGCACGTGGGCGGCGACCTGGCGATCACCAACTCGCAGGGCCGCGACTGGCCAGCTGATTTGGCTTCTTTTAAGCTGATCGTCCACTGCGGCGCCTGCATGTGGAACCGCCGCGAGATGCTCTCGCGCATCATGCTGGCCCGCGAGGCCGGCGTCCCGATCACGAATTTCGGGATGGCCATCGCCTGGTCGCTGGGGGTGTTCGAGAGGGCTTTGGGGGCGTTTGGGGAGATACCGGCGTCGCGGTGA
- a CDS encoding HNH endonuclease, with product MTARRAQLAPAQVAAAGCDARVEQAGKRNHATIPSKVRSAVLARDRHRCATPGCGAARFLEVHHVIPRGRGAPNKAENLVTLCSRCHRFAHEQTGLAPAQVGAAGLAP from the coding sequence GTGACCGCGCGGCGAGCGCAACTTGCGCCGGCGCAAGTCGCGGCCGCCGGGTGCGACGCGCGCGTGGAACAGGCAGGCAAGCGCAATCACGCCACGATCCCGTCAAAAGTGAGAAGCGCAGTGCTCGCCCGCGACCGGCATCGCTGCGCCACGCCGGGGTGTGGCGCAGCGCGTTTCCTCGAGGTGCATCACGTGATTCCACGCGGACGGGGCGCGCCGAACAAGGCGGAGAATCTGGTCACGCTGTGCTCGCGGTGCCATCGGTTCGCGCATGAACAGACGGGACTTGCGCCGGCGCAAGTCGGGGCGGCGGGGCTCGCGCCGTAA